The following proteins are co-located in the Dehalococcoidales bacterium genome:
- the ruvX gene encoding Holliday junction resolvase RuvX: MSRALGLDVGDVRVGLALSDPLGILASPLTIISRQNSPADFALISDIARKNDVARIIVGLPFSMDGSLGSQAEKVRDFVTELSRHTDIPVEFRDERLSTVLAKRMVKKARKTNRDTRYDAAAAALILQGYLDDMLPTKEYQLDETADKD, translated from the coding sequence ATTTCGCGTGCGTTAGGTCTGGATGTCGGAGATGTCAGGGTCGGCCTGGCTTTGAGCGACCCTTTGGGTATTCTTGCCAGCCCGCTGACTATAATCTCGCGGCAGAATAGCCCGGCGGACTTCGCTTTGATTAGCGATATCGCCCGTAAAAACGACGTCGCCCGCATCATCGTCGGTCTGCCCTTTTCCATGGATGGCTCTTTGGGCAGCCAGGCGGAAAAGGTGCGTGATTTTGTGACGGAGCTCTCCCGCCACACCGATATTCCGGTGGAATTCCGGGACGAGCGGCTTTCCACCGTCCTGGCCAAGCGCATGGTCAAGAAAGCCCGTAAGACCAACCGGGACACCAGGTATGATGCCGCCGCGGCCGCGCTGATATTGCAGGGCTATCTGGATGACATGCTCCCCACCAAGGAATACCAGCTGGATGAAACCGCGGATAAAGACTAG
- the dnaJ gene encoding molecular chaperone DnaJ: MAVKRDYYEVLGLPRDATGEDVKKAFRKLAMQYHPDRNHDTGASEKFKEVNEAYEVLSDADKRAAYDRYGHTGGENVFGRGFEGFDMGGFGDIFEAFFGGTGQGRRQTARRGDDLRYNIKVTFEEAALGCDKEIEITRTEVCAACRGTRAKPGTQPVRCPTCEGTGQIRRVQRSLFGQFINTAVCGDCHGEGTIVKDACPDCKGFGYQKHKRRIQVTIPAGVDDGNGIRLSGEGESGYRGGSAGNLYVMVSVKPHEIFTREGDNVIYDLAVNFAQAALGGEAEVPTLHGPANLKIPSGSQTGKVFRLKDKGIPHLHGSGRGDQMVVLRVVTPESLTKEQRRLFEELAKSLESK, encoded by the coding sequence ATGGCTGTAAAACGTGACTATTATGAGGTCCTCGGACTGCCGCGCGATGCCACCGGCGAGGACGTTAAAAAAGCTTTCCGCAAGCTGGCGATGCAGTACCACCCGGACCGCAATCATGATACCGGCGCCTCGGAGAAATTCAAGGAAGTCAATGAGGCCTATGAGGTCCTTTCCGATGCCGATAAGCGCGCCGCCTATGACCGCTACGGGCACACCGGCGGCGAAAACGTTTTCGGGCGGGGGTTCGAGGGGTTTGATATGGGCGGCTTCGGAGATATCTTCGAGGCCTTCTTCGGCGGTACGGGCCAGGGCCGCCGCCAGACCGCCCGCCGGGGCGATGACCTGCGCTACAATATCAAGGTCACCTTTGAGGAAGCCGCGCTGGGCTGTGATAAAGAGATAGAAATCACCCGGACTGAGGTATGTGCCGCCTGCCGCGGCACCCGCGCCAAACCCGGCACCCAGCCGGTGCGCTGCCCCACCTGTGAGGGTACCGGGCAGATACGCCGCGTGCAACGCAGCCTTTTCGGGCAGTTCATCAATACCGCGGTTTGCGGTGATTGCCACGGGGAGGGGACTATCGTCAAGGACGCCTGCCCGGACTGCAAGGGCTTCGGTTATCAGAAACACAAGCGCCGCATCCAGGTTACCATCCCGGCCGGCGTGGATGATGGCAATGGCATCAGGCTTTCCGGGGAAGGGGAGTCCGGCTACCGGGGCGGTAGTGCGGGCAACCTGTACGTCATGGTCTCCGTGAAACCGCATGAAATATTCACCCGCGAGGGCGATAACGTCATTTACGATCTAGCGGTCAATTTTGCCCAGGCGGCCCTCGGCGGCGAGGCGGAAGTGCCCACCCTGCACGGCCCCGCTAATCTGAAGATACCCTCCGGCAGCCAGACGGGCAAGGTCTTTCGTCTTAAGGATAAAGGTATTCCCCACCTGCACGGTTCAGGACGCGGCGACCAGATGGTGGTGCTGCGCGTGGTAACGCCGGAATCACTGACCAAAGAGCAGCGCCGACTTTTTGAGGAATTGGCGAAAAGCCTGGAATCTAAGTAA